Proteins encoded in a region of the Fusobacterium periodonticum ATCC 33693 genome:
- a CDS encoding FMN-binding protein → MVVALSLLTACGKKDFSKMSFNDGEYQGHFNNDDKDHPSTADVVLTIQDGKIVACTAEFRDGKGNVKGDDYGKEAGDEKYRKAQIAVEGFSTYADKLVEVQDPNEVDAVSGATVSNKEFKEAVWDALEKAKK, encoded by the coding sequence ATGGTAGTAGCATTATCTTTATTAACAGCTTGTGGAAAAAAAGATTTCTCTAAGATGTCTTTTAATGATGGAGAATATCAAGGGCATTTTAACAATGATGACAAGGATCACCCAAGTACAGCTGATGTAGTTCTTACAATACAAGATGGTAAAATAGTAGCTTGTACTGCTGAGTTCAGAGATGGAAAAGGAAATGTTAAAGGCGATGACTACGGAAAAGAAGCAGGAGATGAAAAATATAGAAAGGCTCAAATAGCTGTTGAAGGTTTTTCAACTTATGCTGATAAGTTAGTAGAAGTACAAGATCCAAATGAAGTTGATGCTGTGTCAGGAGCAACTGTTTCTAATAAAGAATTTAAAGAAGCAGTATGGGATGCACTAGAAAAAGCTAAAAAATAA